The genomic DNA cactttatagttagatgatcaaaataaaaataaaaaataagttaaggaatcaaagcatgtattaaaTCTATTATTTACTACGATTTTATGCACTTATCAGTATTTGCCCTTTCATCCATCAAATACCCAATTCACTCAATGTAAATAAACTCTATCacaattttgtaataattaaacATTTGACCAACACTTATAGTCAAaattccctataaaaaaaaactaatagtcAAAATAagcattaattaatttactatATCAATCCCcgtaagcttagctcagttggtagggatattgaatattatatgcaggagccggggttcgaacctcggacactccacttctccacaattaaattgtgtgagctctagccactaggctacttgacaaaaaaaaaatttactataTCACGTtacacaaaataatattattttatcatatcttttttatatagtatagtatatttgtcataaaaattaatatatattgaaaataattgcAATCAATTTGTTATGGTAATCATGAATTAGATGGTTCATggtatgtaaccaaaaaaaaagatggtTCATGGTCAAACAtaaatatcctttttttttttttttgaaggaaagtaTATTTAATTCTTGTGATATCCTCCTATATAAACCCCTTGCCAttgtaaagataaaaaaaaatgtctcaatTGTAAAACGTATCGATCCCCAATGTCTACTGAAGGAGATTGTACAAACATGGAGGAAGTAGAGATAAAAAAGTGGAAGGAGACAATGAACAAGAAGAGCctcaaagaaagaaagacatCAATGGCTAACTCACTCACTATTGAGGCTGGAATAGTTTCCAACATCACTAATCACTCTTCAAAGGTTTCTCTACCAATTgttttttcatcttctcttttttctctcattGAATTATCTCTTTCCACACACATATACAATGAAATTAATCTTTATAGTTACGTACATAAATGATACTATGAATCGTTGAATTTGTCAAAATCTATTCCATGATCTCTCAACTTACATATACTTTGAATCAGTGAATTTGTCTAAATATTTTTCCATGATCTCTTACTGATGATCCATTCTTGTGTAACCAAGGTGGAGAAGAAAATTCTTCCATGATATCTTTTTTCCAATTCCCGTAAGTGATTTGTATTGAATTAGTGATACGGTGGTATTCGAGTGATTATGCTTCCATATACTAAACAAATTCCATAAGCCATTTAAAAAGGGTTGAAGGGTGTTTTTGTTAAATTGGAGTGTAACCGAAATTTCATGGGTGTAATTAGAATAAATCTTAAATTAATTAGTTCACGTtgccattttctttttattgaaaataataaattatgttGTAAATTAGatgcatttttgtccatttggattaaatttataattataattacttGTTTCTTGAAtgttgattattaattaatagttGGGTTGGATGGCTACTCTTGCTTTGGCATTTCAAAGTTTGGGAGTTGTATATGGTGATATTGGAACATCTCCACTTTATGTTCTTGCAAGCACCTTTCCAAAGGGTATTGATCACACTGATGACATTCTTGGGGTCTTATCTCTCATATATTACACCATTTTGGCACTCCCATTGCTCAAATATGTCTTTATTGTACTTAAGGCTAACGACAATGGCAACGGTAAGATATCATGTTTACTACACATAACTAAATAATacttttggttaaaaaaaaaaaatagcaaaataatAGTacataagtaaaatatttaatgagattgttttggctt from Medicago truncatula cultivar Jemalong A17 chromosome 8, MtrunA17r5.0-ANR, whole genome shotgun sequence includes the following:
- the LOC11434057 gene encoding potassium transporter 5; the protein is MSTEGDCTNMEEVEIKKWKETMNKKSLKERKTSMANSLTIEAGIVSNITNHSSKLGWMATLALAFQSLGVVYGDIGTSPLYVLASTFPKGIDHTDDILGVLSLIYYTILALPLLKYVFIVLKANDNGNGGAFALYSLLCRHANVSLIPNQQPEDMELSNYKLETPSSNQQLKKKLENSHFARVLLLFMTILGTTMVIGDGVFTPPMSVISAVNGISSKLGQEGTFNKEMS